From one Sulfurimonas sp. HSL-3221 genomic stretch:
- the murI gene encoding glutamate racemase, with amino-acid sequence MRVGVFDSGIGGLTVVKSLLEHRLFDEIVYYGDTARVPYGVKDRNTIIRYALEAVEFFKNFDIDLLIVACNTVSAYALDEMRAQAPFDVVGVVEPGILAAKNALANSDAEVLVLGTKATVGSGAYQQLLQTHGYRNVEAKATGLFVPIVEEGLFEGEVLESTMHHYFAGCKAPDAVILGCTHFPLIAGAISNYFGDKALMIHSGEAIVEYLEAHYGIKESAANTEMKFFASENPDGLRQVAAQWLGLPTP; translated from the coding sequence GTGCGTGTCGGTGTTTTCGACAGCGGTATCGGCGGCCTGACCGTCGTCAAATCCCTGCTGGAACACCGCCTTTTCGACGAGATCGTCTACTACGGCGACACTGCCCGTGTCCCCTACGGGGTCAAGGACCGCAACACCATTATCCGCTACGCCCTCGAAGCGGTAGAATTTTTCAAAAACTTCGACATCGACCTGCTGATCGTCGCCTGTAACACCGTCAGCGCCTACGCCCTGGACGAAATGCGCGCCCAGGCCCCCTTTGACGTCGTCGGCGTCGTCGAACCGGGTATCCTCGCTGCAAAAAACGCCCTGGCGAACAGCGACGCGGAGGTCCTCGTGCTCGGCACGAAGGCGACCGTCGGCTCCGGGGCCTATCAGCAACTGCTCCAGACCCACGGCTACCGCAACGTCGAGGCCAAGGCGACCGGCCTCTTCGTCCCCATCGTCGAGGAGGGGCTCTTTGAGGGCGAAGTCCTTGAGAGCACGATGCACCACTACTTCGCCGGTTGCAAAGCCCCCGACGCCGTTATCCTCGGCTGCACCCATTTCCCCCTTATCGCCGGGGCCATCTCCAACTATTTCGGGGATAAAGCGCTGATGATCCACTCCGGCGAAGCGATCGTGGAGTACCTCGAAGCCCATTACGGCATCAAAGAGAGCGCCGCGAACACCGAGATGAAATTCTTCGCCTCGGAAAACCCCGACGGGCTGCGGCAGGTCGCCGCGCAGTGGCTCGGCCTCCCGACCCCGTAA